The proteins below are encoded in one region of Halalkalicoccus jeotgali B3:
- a CDS encoding DUF7344 domain-containing protein produces MSYETSTDRDDEQTQNGQPDPPAMVEGIKQLPGYESLQAHLRPPRSDQRPTKDDVFDILRNRRRRYVLQYLDDHDGVVELSDLAEALANWECDDDDAYITHRDRKRAYVSLYQTHLPKLDRSGIVEYNQPRGTVTLGPDYRYIKEYLHHSHGGALLWHRLYLFGGVSGVGVLGLNRLSVFPFAAVPDVVWFLLVLAVFGTILAAHSLVARSNGTPDSGLLD; encoded by the coding sequence ATGAGCTACGAAACCTCTACTGATAGGGACGACGAACAGACCCAGAACGGCCAGCCGGATCCGCCGGCAATGGTCGAAGGGATCAAACAGCTACCCGGATACGAATCGCTTCAGGCGCATCTCCGCCCGCCGCGGTCGGACCAGCGACCCACGAAGGACGACGTCTTCGACATCCTCCGGAACCGCCGCCGGCGGTACGTCCTCCAGTATCTGGACGACCACGACGGCGTCGTCGAACTGAGCGACCTCGCCGAGGCGCTTGCGAACTGGGAGTGCGACGACGACGACGCCTACATCACACACCGGGATCGAAAGCGCGCGTACGTCTCGTTGTACCAGACGCACCTCCCGAAACTCGACCGCTCGGGGATCGTCGAGTACAACCAACCCCGGGGAACGGTCACGCTCGGCCCGGACTACCGGTACATCAAGGAGTACCTCCATCACTCCCACGGCGGGGCGCTGTTGTGGCATCGACTGTATCTCTTCGGTGGGGTAAGTGGCGTGGGCGTTCTCGGGCTGAACCGACTGTCGGTGTTTCCCTTCGCGGCGGTCCCCGACGTCGTGTGGTTCCTGCTGGTGTTGGCCGTCTTCGGGACGATACTGGCGGCCCACTCGCTGGTTGCGCGCTCGAACGGGACCCCGGATTCGGGCCTTCTCGACTGA